From one Kiritimatiellia bacterium genomic stretch:
- a CDS encoding response regulator, whose protein sequence is MPNITVRTSRILMVEDDHDDAVLAQRAFHKANVWNAIDVVRSGQEAWDYLNHQGAYADREKYPPPLFVLIDLNLPGMDGRELITRIQGDAGLRAIPLIVLSTSDYEKDIELGRKMGVQHYVIKPLQPQNVLAFIGALPGFQIILGNTDG, encoded by the coding sequence ATGCCGAATATAACGGTTCGAACCTCGAGAATCCTGATGGTCGAGGATGACCATGACGACGCCGTCCTGGCGCAGCGCGCCTTCCACAAGGCCAACGTCTGGAACGCCATCGACGTGGTCCGGTCCGGGCAGGAGGCGTGGGACTACCTGAACCACCAGGGCGCCTATGCCGACAGGGAGAAATACCCGCCTCCGCTCTTCGTGCTCATCGACCTCAACCTGCCGGGCATGGACGGGCGCGAACTGATCACCCGGATCCAGGGCGACGCCGGCCTGCGCGCGATTCCCCTGATTGTGCTTAGCACGTCCGATTACGAAAAGGACATCGAGCTCGGGCGGAAGATGGGCGTGCAGCACTACGTGATCAAGCCCCTGCAGCCGCAGAACGTGCTGGCCTTCATCGGCGCCCTGCCGGGCTTCCAGATCATACTCGGCAACACCGACGGATAA